The following proteins come from a genomic window of Mauremys mutica isolate MM-2020 ecotype Southern chromosome 7, ASM2049712v1, whole genome shotgun sequence:
- the CHCHD4 gene encoding mitochondrial intermembrane space import and assembly protein 40, with protein sequence MSYCREEGKDRIIFVTKEDHETPSSAELVADDPNDPYEDQGLILPNGDINWNCPCLGGMASGPCGEQFKSAFSCFHYSTEEIKGSDCVDQFRAMQECMQKYPDLYPQEDDEERENQSKDLETTPAEAAVAKEDKGSS encoded by the exons ATGTCCTACTGCCGGGAAGAAG GAAAAGACAGAATTATATTCGTGACCAAAGAGGACCATGAGACGCCAAGCAGTGCAGAACTGGTAGCAGATGACCCCAATGACCCTTATGAAGACCAAG GATTGATATTGCCTAATGGAGATATCAATTGGAATTGCCCGTGCCTTGGTGGAATGGCTAGTGGTCCCTGTGGGGAACAATTCAAATCGGCCTTTTCCTGTTTCCACTATAGCACAGAAGAAATAAAAGGATCGGACTGTGTGGACCAGTTCCGTGCCATGCAGGAGTGCATGCAGAAGTATCCAGACCTTTACCCTCAAGAAGATGatgaagagagagaaaatcagAGCAAAGATTTGGAAACTACTCCTGCAGAGGCTGCGGTAGCCAAAGAGGATAAGGGATCTAGCTAA